GAGAACACTCTCGGATCCCGCGACACCGAGCGAAATGCGGTCCGAAACCTCGAAGCCCGCCTCGCGGCGCGCCGACTGCACAACGCGCACGACGTCGCGCGCAAGGCCTTCGGCCTCGAGCTCGGGGCTCACGCGAGTGTCGAGAACGATGAAGTCACCACCGCGCAAAACCCCGATCGAACGGCCTTCCGCATCTGAGCTCTCGCCCGCAACGAGGTCGAGCGTGTACTCGCCCTCGACAAGGTCGAGGCCGCCCGAGGTGACGGTGCCGTCCTCGGCGACGCTCCAGTCGCCGCTCTTCGCGCCCTTGATCGCGCGCTGCACATCCTTACCAAGGCGTGGGCCGGCGGCACGGGCATTCACGCTCAGGCGCTGCTCGACGCCCATCTTTCCGGCTTCTTCACTCGCCACGTCGAGCAGGCGCACAGCCTTGACGTTGAGCTCATCGCGCACGATGTCGACAAAAGGCTCGAGGCGTGCGGCATCGGCGGCAACGACGGTGAGCTCCGCGAGCGGAAGGCGGGCACGCAGGCCCTCCTTCTTGCGCAGCGCGTTGCCCTGCGATGCCACTCGGCGCACGGTTTCCATTTCCTCAACGAGGGCCTCGTCCACGGGGAACAGGGAGGCCTCGGGCCAATCGGTGAGGTGCACGCTGCGCTCGCCCGTGAGCTCGCGATAGATTTCCTCGGTCACGAGCGGGAGCAGCGGCGCAGCTACGCGCACGAGAGTCTCGAGGCACGTGCGCAGCGTGTCGATCGCGGCCTCATCCCCCTCCCAGAAGCGTTCGCGCGAACGGCGCACGTACCAATTCGTGAGCGCATCGAGGTACTGCGCAATCGCCTCGCCGGCATCGGCAACCCTCAGCTCGTCGAGGCAGGTCTGCACCTCGCGCACAAGCTGACCCGTGCGAGCAAGGAGGTAGCGGTCCATGACGTCCTCGGAGTCGTAGCGCACCTTGGCCTCGTAGCCGGTGGGGCGGCCGTCGGCATCCTTCTCCCCCGCCGCATTCGCGTAGAGGGCGAGGAAGTACCACGTGTTCCACAGAGGAAGAACCGTGGTGCGCACGGCGTCGCGAATGTTGCTTTCCGCGACAATGAGATTGCCGCCTCGCAGAATTGGGGACGTCATGAGGAACCAGCGCATCGCGTCGGCGCCGTACGCCTCATACATGTCGCGCACGTCCGGGTAGTTCCTGAGCGACTTCGACATCTTGTTGCCGTCGTCACCGAGCACGATGCCGTGGCAAATGACGTTCTTGAAGGCCGGGCGGTCGAACAGCGCGGTCGAAAGCACGTGCATGACGTAGAACCAGCCGCGAGTTTGGCCGATGTATTCGACGATGAAGTCCGCCGGGTTATGCGAATCGAACCATTCTTCGTTCTCAAACGGATAGTGCACCTGGGCAAAGGGCATCGAACCCGAGTCGAACCACACGTCGAAAATATCCTCGATGCGACGCATGGTCGATTTACCCGTCGGGTCGTCGGGGTTCGGGCGCGTGAGGTCATCGATGTACGGGCGGTGGAGGTTCACCTCGCCGTTCTCGTCGCGGGGAAGCTCACCGAAGGCTTTCTCAATCTCGGCGAGCGAGCCGTACACCTCGATGCGCGGGTAGTTCGGATCGTCGCTCTTCCACACGGGGATCGGCGTACCCCAGTAGCGGTTGCGGGAGATCGCCCAGTCGCGTGCGCCCTCGAGCCACTTGCCGAACTGGCCGTTCTTGACGTTACCGGGAACCCAGTTGATCTCCTGGTTAAGCTCGAGCATGCGCTCGCGCTGATCGGCAACCTTCACAAACCACGAACCCACGGCCTTGTAGATGAGGGGGTTGCGGCAGCGCCAGCAGTGCGGGTAGCTGTGCACGTAGCTCTTCTCCTGGAAGAGCCGGCCATCGCTTTGGAGGAGGCGAATGAGGGGGCGGTTCGCCTCGAACACCTGCAGGCCCACGATCGAATCGAGCGCGGTGCCGCGGAACGTCTCGAGGAACTTCGCGCCCTCGTCAACGCTCACCACGACCGGGATGCCGTACTCGGCGTTGATCTTCTGGTCGTCCTCACCGTAGGCGGTCGCCTGGTGCACAACGCCCGTACCATCGCTCGTGGAAACGTAATCGGCAACGGTGATGATCCACGCGTTCTCAAGGCCCCACTTTTCGCAGTCTTTCGCGTACACGTCCCACAGCGGTGTGTACTCGACGTATTCGAGCTCGGAACCCTGGTAGGTGCGCTCGCCGAGCGCCGCGGTGACGTCGTCGGCGCTCTCGTAGCCGAGTTCCTTCGCGAACGCGCCCGCGAGGTCCTTCGCGAGAAGGTAGGTTGCACCGCCGGCGGGGGTGCCGTCGGCACTGCCGTTCGGGCCTGCCGGAACGGTCACGTATTCGACCTCCGGTCCCACCGCAAGCGAGAAGTTCGTGGGGAGGGTCCACGGGGTCGTCGTCCACGCGAGCGCTGTCACGCCCTCGAGGCCAAGCTCGGCAGCTTTCTGGCCCGCGAGCGGGAACGTCACGACGACCGAGGCGTCCTGGCGGTCCTTGTACACGTCGTCGTCCATGCGCAACTCGTGGCTGCTGAGCGGGGTCTGGTCGACCCAGCAGTACGGGAGAACCTTGTAGCCCTCGTACGCGCGGTCCTTGTCGTAGAGCTGCTTGAACGCCCACAGAACCGACTCCATGAACGTCACGTCGAGCGTCTTATAGTCATTCTCGAAATCGACCCAGCGCGCCTGGCGCGTCACGTAGTCGATCCATTCGTTC
The window above is part of the Dermabacter vaginalis genome. Proteins encoded here:
- the ileS gene encoding isoleucine--tRNA ligase; its protein translation is MAYPKNGKSLTSSPNLPKLEEEVLAFWKEDDTFAESIRRREGAEEFVFYDGPPFANGLPHYGHLLTGYAKDVVPRYRTMRGNLVERRFGWDTHGLPAELAAMEELGLTEKREIEDMGVKAFNNAARGSVLTYANEWIDYVTRQARWVDFENDYKTLDVTFMESVLWAFKQLYDKDRAYEGYKVLPYCWVDQTPLSSHELRMDDDVYKDRQDASVVVTFPLAGQKAAELGLEGVTALAWTTTPWTLPTNFSLAVGPEVEYVTVPAGPNGSADGTPAGGATYLLAKDLAGAFAKELGYESADDVTAALGERTYQGSELEYVEYTPLWDVYAKDCEKWGLENAWIITVADYVSTSDGTGVVHQATAYGEDDQKINAEYGIPVVVSVDEGAKFLETFRGTALDSIVGLQVFEANRPLIRLLQSDGRLFQEKSYVHSYPHCWRCRNPLIYKAVGSWFVKVADQRERMLELNQEINWVPGNVKNGQFGKWLEGARDWAISRNRYWGTPIPVWKSDDPNYPRIEVYGSLAEIEKAFGELPRDENGEVNLHRPYIDDLTRPNPDDPTGKSTMRRIEDIFDVWFDSGSMPFAQVHYPFENEEWFDSHNPADFIVEYIGQTRGWFYVMHVLSTALFDRPAFKNVICHGIVLGDDGNKMSKSLRNYPDVRDMYEAYGADAMRWFLMTSPILRGGNLIVAESNIRDAVRTTVLPLWNTWYFLALYANAAGEKDADGRPTGYEAKVRYDSEDVMDRYLLARTGQLVREVQTCLDELRVADAGEAIAQYLDALTNWYVRRSRERFWEGDEAAIDTLRTCLETLVRVAAPLLPLVTEEIYRELTGERSVHLTDWPEASLFPVDEALVEEMETVRRVASQGNALRKKEGLRARLPLAELTVVAADAARLEPFVDIVRDELNVKAVRLLDVASEEAGKMGVEQRLSVNARAAGPRLGKDVQRAIKGAKSGDWSVAEDGTVTSGGLDLVEGEYTLDLVAGESSDAEGRSIGVLRGGDFIVLDTRVSPELEAEGLARDVVRVVQSARREAGFEVSDRISLGVAGSESVLEAVRAFETLVAHEVLATSVAYGEGALADADFTTEEKVTGASVTVQVKRA